CCCCACCCAGGTAGATGCTCGCCGCCGCACCACCCAGCAGCGGCGCCTCGCGCGCGAGCTGCGCGAGCAGGGCGGCCAGGTAGCGCTCCTGGTCGCCGGCCGCGAGCGTGTAGAAGCCGCAGTAGCTGCAGCGGCTCGCGCAGAAGGGCACGTGGACGTAGAGCCCGCGCATCTGGCAGGGCCTCAATGAATGAGGTCGCCGAGGCGGCTCAGGCGCGGCAGCTTCTTCTCCTTGTCCCAGGACCAGTAGATGAAGATGGCCTTGCCGCGCACGGCCTTGCGCCAGTCGACCGGCCCCAGCACGCGGCTATCGCGGCTGTTGTCGCGGTTGTCCCCCATCATGAAGATCTTGCCCTCGGGCACCCGGTAGGGGCCGAAGTTGCGGGCGGCGCCGCCCTGCCCGCTGTGGAGGAACTTCGTGTAGCCCTCGTCCTGGCGCCGGCCGTCGAGGGTGATCTCGCCGTTGCGCACCTCGAGCGTCTGGCCGCCGACGGCGACGCAGCGCTTGATGTAGTCGTCCTTCTCGCCGGGGAACCGGAAGACGATGATGTCGCCGGGGCGCGGCTCGCGCAGGCCGGGCAGGCGGATGTCCGTGAAGGGAATCTGCGGGCCGTAGAGGAACTTGTTCACGAAGAGGAAGTCGCCGACGAGCAGGGTGTCCTCCATGCTGCCGCTCGGGATGCGGAAGGCCTGGATCAGGAAGCTCCGCGCGAGGAAGGCCATCACCACCGCCCAGACGACGACGTCGACGGTCTCCTTCAGGGCCGACTTCTTCTTGCCCGCAGCCTGCTTGGCCATGCCTGCCTACCTTTCCATCTTGAGCACCGCCAGGAAGGCTTCCTGGGGGATCTCGACGTTGCCCACCTGCTTCATCCGGCGCTTGCCTTCCTTCTGCTTCTCGAGCAGCTTGCGCTTGCGCGTGATGTCGCCGCCGTAGCACTTAGCCGTCACGTTCTTGCGCAGGGCGCTGATGTTCGTGCGGGCGATGATGCGCCCGCCGATCGCCGCCTGCAGCGCGACCTGGAAGAGCTGGCGCGGGATCTCGGTCTTGAGCTTCTCGATCAGGAGCCGGCCCCAGGCCTCGGCCTTGTCGCGGTGGACGATGCTCGAGAGCGCGTCGACCGCTTCGCCGTTGACGAGCACGCTCAGCTTGACGAGCTCGCTCGCCTCGTGGCCGGCGTACTCGTAGTCGAAGCTGGCGTGGCCGCGGGTGCCGTTCTTGAGGCGGTCGTAGAAGTCCACTACCACCTCGGCCAGCGGCAGGCGGAAGTGCAGCTCGACGCGCTTGTCGTCGAGGTAGCTCATCCCCTCCTGGATGCCGCGGCGTTCGATGCACAGCCGCATCACCGCGCCCACGTACTCCGAGGGCGTGTAGATGGTCCCGCGCACGACGGGCTCGCTCACGCTGACCAGCGCGTTCGGGTCCGGCATCTGCGCCGGATTGGCGACGATCACCTGGCTGCCGTCTTTCAGCTCGGCGTGGAACTCGACGTTCGGCAGCGTCGCGATCAGGGTGAGAGCGAATTCGCGCTCGAGGCGCTCCTGCACGATCTCCATGTGCAGCAGGCCGAGGAAGCCGCAGCGGAAGCCGAAGCCGAGGGCGCTGCTCGTCTCGGGCTCGAAGCTGATCGCCGAGTCGTTGAGCTGCAGCTTGAGCAGGGCCTCGCGCAAGCCCTCGTAGTCCTCGGTCTGCGCCGGGTAGAGGCCGCTGAAGACCATCGGCTTCGCCGGCCGGTAGCCGGGCAGGGGCGCCAGGGGCGGCGTCTGCGCGGCGGCCAGCGTGTCGCCGACCTGCACGAAGCGCACCTCCTTGGCGCCGGTGATGACGTAGCCCACCTCGCCGCAGTCCAGGCGCGCCGTCGGGCGGCGGCCGAGGACGAACTGGCCGACCTCCTGCACGTCGTATTCGCGCTCCGTGCTCAGGAAGCGCACGCGGTCGCCGCGAGCGAAGCCGCCGTCCTTCACGCGCACGGTGGCGATGGCGCCCAGGTAGCTGTCGTAGCTGGAATCGAAGATGAGCGCCCGCGCCGGCGCGGCGCGCCGGTCCGGCGGCGGCGGCAGATCGCGGGCGATGGCCGCCAGCAGTTCGGGCACGCCCAGGCCCGTCTTCGCACTGACGAGTAGCACCGACTCGGGCGCGACGCCGAGAATGCG
This bacterium DNA region includes the following protein-coding sequences:
- the lepB gene encoding signal peptidase I, translated to MAKQAAGKKKSALKETVDVVVWAVVMAFLARSFLIQAFRIPSGSMEDTLLVGDFLFVNKFLYGPQIPFTDIRLPGLREPRPGDIIVFRFPGEKDDYIKRCVAVGGQTLEVRNGEITLDGRRQDEGYTKFLHSGQGGAARNFGPYRVPEGKIFMMGDNRDNSRDSRVLGPVDWRKAVRGKAIFIYWSWDKEKKLPRLSRLGDLIH
- the lepA gene encoding elongation factor 4, with product MSNRERIRNFCIIAHIDHGKSTLADRLLELTGTLGARQMQDQVLDNMDLERERGITIKSHPIAMRYRDADGEEYLYNLIDTPGHVDFSYEVSRSLAACEGAILVVDAAQGVEAQTLANLYLAMENELALLPVLNKIDLPAARTEEVRAELVRILGVAPESVLLVSAKTGLGVPELLAAIARDLPPPPDRRAAPARALIFDSSYDSYLGAIATVRVKDGGFARGDRVRFLSTEREYDVQEVGQFVLGRRPTARLDCGEVGYVITGAKEVRFVQVGDTLAAAQTPPLAPLPGYRPAKPMVFSGLYPAQTEDYEGLREALLKLQLNDSAISFEPETSSALGFGFRCGFLGLLHMEIVQERLEREFALTLIATLPNVEFHAELKDGSQVIVANPAQMPDPNALVSVSEPVVRGTIYTPSEYVGAVMRLCIERRGIQEGMSYLDDKRVELHFRLPLAEVVVDFYDRLKNGTRGHASFDYEYAGHEASELVKLSVLVNGEAVDALSSIVHRDKAEAWGRLLIEKLKTEIPRQLFQVALQAAIGGRIIARTNISALRKNVTAKCYGGDITRKRKLLEKQKEGKRRMKQVGNVEIPQEAFLAVLKMER